AGCTCTTGGTCCCCTCCGGGAAACCGGACCAGCTCAGCTGGGGCGAGGTGTTGCCGCCCTCGAAGACCTGGGCCTCGGGGAGCGCCTGGCCGTCCTCGACGTCGGTCGAGCCGACGGTGAACGACGCCACCTGCGGCAGCAGCGAGTAGGGGTCGGGAGCGACGGGGCGCTCGATGCTCATCGGGACCTCCACACGTGATCTTGCGGGCCTGACCTGGACGACCCTATCGCTGGGGTGACGTGCGTGCAGTGAGGGCTGAGCGGGGGTGGGTGATCGGGAAGGGAGGGGGTGGAGGGGTTTGCCGAGGCGTGAAGTCGTGGTGAACGTCCGGGGCTCGGCGGGGTCGCGCGGAGTCGGCCGATCGAGAATTCGGTGTGCAGGTGCTGCGATCCGCGTTGGACTTCCTCGGCGGCCCCGGGCCGGTGCTGCTCGCCATCGGGCTGCTGTTCGCCACGCCGGTCATCGACCGGCTCTTCGTGCGCCGCAAGCGGGTCGGGTTCCGGGTGCTCTACAACTCGAAGATCGGCCTCGGGCCGGAGCAGCTGCACGACGGCGCCGAGACGAACTCGCCGCAGCTGCGCGAGCTGGTGCGGGTGTTGGACCGGATGAGCATCGTGGTCGTCCGCATCCGCAACACCGGCAGCTACGACATCGAGGGCGGGGACTTCGACGAGCCGCTGACGTTCACCTTCGGCGACCGGGTGGTGTGGAACGCGCGGGTGTCGGAGGCGGGGTCGGAGGAGACGAAGGCGCTGGTCCGGCGGAGCCTCCAGTTCTTCGGGGAGGGCGGAGAAGGTGGGGAAGGTGGAGGGGGCGGGGAAGGCGGGAAGGGCGCCGGTCCGGGCGCGCGGGCGTCGCTGCTGACCGTGCGGGAGCGGATGGCGCAGCGGGTCGCCCGGTGGGGCGGGTTGGCGGTGCCCGCGGAACCGCCCGGCGAGCCGGTCTGGCACGGGGTGCGGCTGGAGCGGTTGGCGCTGCGGCGCAAGCAGAAGTTCAAGCTGCTGGTGGTCCTGCGCGAACCGGACGACAACCCGGACGGGGAGCTGGGCAAGGACGTGCGGGTCGTCGGCAGCCTCGGCGGGGCCGGGATCGTGCACGACGAACGCCCGAAGCGGGGGCTGACGCTGGCACGGCTCACCGGTGGGCTGGCGGCGTTGCTGGCGGCCGTGCTGGTGCTGGTGCTGGCGTGGTCGCCGGGTTCGGGCGACGCGACGGTGGCCTGTGCTCCGGGCGCGTTGCGGGTGGAGGGGTCGAGCGTGTTCATGCCGACCATGGCCGCCATCGCGCAGAAGTACGAGGAGGTGTGCCGGGACGTGGACGTCACGACGTCCGCGACCGGGAGCATCCAGGGCGTGCGCGAGGTCGCCGGCGGGGAGGCGGGTCTGATCGCGCTGTCGGACGGCAAGCAGGAGGTGGAGGGCGTTCACGCCCAGCAGTTGGCGATCGTGGTCTACCACGTGGTGGTGCACGGGTCGGTGGGGCTGGACACGGTCACGGTCGAGCAGCTGCGCGGGATCTGGGCGGGGGTCTACACGGACTGGAGCCAGTTGCGCGGGGGTGCGCCGCTGCCGATCCGGATCGTGGGGCGGGGTGGCGAGTCGGGCACGCGGGAGCTGTTCGAGCGGCGGGTGCTGGGGGTGGGCGAGAGCGCGTTGTCCTCCAACGACTGCCGGAACAGGGATCGCGCGCCGGACGCGCCGGTCATCCGGTGCGAGCGGGACGAGAACGCCGACGTGGTGCGGGAGATCGGCGCGGTGGAGGGTGCGATCGGGTACGCGGACGCGCCCTCGGTGGCGGAGGCGCGGAAGACGGAGGCGTTGGTGGCGTTGTCGTTGGACGGCAAGGTGTTCGACGCGGCGGTGGGGGTGGAGGCCGGGTACCCGTTCTGGACGGTCGAGTACCTGTACACGCGGGCGGAGCCGGAGGCGGGGTCCGCGGAAGGCCGGTTCCTGGCCTACGTGCGGGGGCACGCGGACGCCCGGGTCCGGATGAAGGACGCCGGCTACCTGCCCTGCACCACCGCCGACGGCACCCCCCTCCCCCTCTGCAACCTCCGCTAACCCCCGCGTGTCCTACCTTCAGAACGCGAGAGTCCTACGTTCAGAGCGCGAGAGTCCTACGTTGGGGATGGGTGAATTCAACGCTCAGGGTGCGCGAGTCGAACGTTGGCGTGCCGCGAGTCGAACGTTCAGGGACCGCGAGTTCTACGTTCAGGTTCGAGGTCAGGGGTCGGGGAGAGTCCGGCTTGATTTGACATGGGGCCCTTACGGGCACCCTGTGCAGGCCAAAGCCGGCAGGCCCGGCGGGGAAGAGCGTCCCGCCGGGCCTGCCGGCTTCGTCCAGCCTATGGCACCCGAACCCATGTCAAATCAAGCCTCTGCGGGGCGTTGCGGGTCCGATGTGCGGAGTTTTGTCAGGCGGCGGTTGCGGTGGTGTTGGTGGTGGGTTCCAGGGCGTGGGTCAGGACTTCTTGGATGTCGGAGACCAGGTGGACGGTCAGTTCGGCCAGGACGGAGTCCGGGACGTCGTCCAGGTCCGGTTCGTTGCGCTGGGGGAGCAGGACGGTGGTGATGCCGGCTCGGTGGGCGGCCAGGAGCTTCTG
This genomic window from Saccharothrix sp. HUAS TT1 contains:
- a CDS encoding PstS family phosphate ABC transporter substrate-binding protein, which codes for MLRSALDFLGGPGPVLLAIGLLFATPVIDRLFVRRKRVGFRVLYNSKIGLGPEQLHDGAETNSPQLRELVRVLDRMSIVVVRIRNTGSYDIEGGDFDEPLTFTFGDRVVWNARVSEAGSEETKALVRRSLQFFGEGGEGGEGGGGGEGGKGAGPGARASLLTVRERMAQRVARWGGLAVPAEPPGEPVWHGVRLERLALRRKQKFKLLVVLREPDDNPDGELGKDVRVVGSLGGAGIVHDERPKRGLTLARLTGGLAALLAAVLVLVLAWSPGSGDATVACAPGALRVEGSSVFMPTMAAIAQKYEEVCRDVDVTTSATGSIQGVREVAGGEAGLIALSDGKQEVEGVHAQQLAIVVYHVVVHGSVGLDTVTVEQLRGIWAGVYTDWSQLRGGAPLPIRIVGRGGESGTRELFERRVLGVGESALSSNDCRNRDRAPDAPVIRCERDENADVVREIGAVEGAIGYADAPSVAEARKTEALVALSLDGKVFDAAVGVEAGYPFWTVEYLYTRAEPEAGSAEGRFLAYVRGHADARVRMKDAGYLPCTTADGTPLPLCNLR